In Eupeodes corollae chromosome 3, idEupCoro1.1, whole genome shotgun sequence, a single genomic region encodes these proteins:
- the LOC129949587 gene encoding uncharacterized protein LOC129949587 isoform X2: MSSVVIKSEEIIVDTNEYNSDDLDEDLNLTFEDTGGEIYQQRVTYTKSIQHNHESSHGLASSTTVVTSQHHRNDMNSSAGSTEQNNAGSKSSAPKNILESEKRIRREIANSNERRRMQSINAGFQNLRALLPRHEGEKLSKAAILQQTSQYICDLENQKTQLLAQNSQLKRTLGQHELSLSGYGSGNGPSNTEEGCSAIKKRLGSVSPEPTTLLQTGTNPSSAVPLGLAKAAHGNAYITHSAKELLELKKQLEKERRFRAVIEEELRLIKRQLYNDNFITREVIEHTDNVHEENGTISYVALNEKNEPSEVVVCSSIEEVNDDCTEIISDENIHEEIIVAHEEDIKYDTSALQPILQAAIKAQPKVEVERINETVMKINTTERDLQPSQKKGSGNSIGLTRSRQNLETIVEAIRHLEGDHLFGESAAHQKKAQKSQESPLALTTKQLVSTVSSAVQPHHQQQQQRKTIAELSPFLQIKNPKMGSTNIVTIVRGGRSISLTPSCGGDNSLSISSVTNPSTQNISTANNMPSSNNSSNSNANSTSNIIPANSAVIPTAIVKVQPTLPTATSSLPIATPPSHITITTASLKQCRPGVIVAKQIS; this comes from the exons ATGTCCTCCGTGGTAATAAAGTCGGAAGAAATAATTGTGGATACCAACGAATATAATAGCGACGACCTGGATGAAGAtctaaa cTTAACGTTTGAAGACACTGGAGGCGAAATTTACCAACAACGAGTTACTTATacaaaatcaattcaacacAACCATGAATCTTCTCATGGACTGGCATCTTCAACAACTGTTGTAACCTCCCAACATCATCGTAACGATATGAACTCAAGTGCTGGCAGCACTGAGCAAAATAACGCAGGATCTAAAAGTTCTGCACCAAAAAATATCTTAGAAAGTGAAAAGCGCATACGAAGGGAAATTGCAAATAGCAATGAAAGAAGGCGCATGCAGAGCATAAACGCTGGATTTCAAAACTTGAGAGCATTGCTACCCAGACATGAAGGAGAAAAACTTAGTAAA gcTGCCATTCTCCAACAAACTTCCCAGTACATATGCGATCTGGAAAATCAGAAGACTCAACTCCTAGCCCAGAACAGTCAATTGAAACGTACGCTTGGCCAACATGAATTGTCTCTCAGTGGATATGGAAGTGGTAATGGTCCATCTAACACCGAAGAAGGTTGCAGTGCTATTAAAAAAC GTCTTGGATCAGTCTCGCCGGAGCCAACTACACTTCTCCAGACTGGTACTAACCCATCAAGTGCAGTACCTTTAGGTTTGGCAAAGGCGGCACATGGAAACGCCTACATAACGCATAGTGCAAAAGAGTTGCTTGAATTGAAGAAACAATTAGAAAAGGAACGCCGATTTCGGGCAGTAATAGAAGAAGAACTTCGTTTGATTAAAAGACAATTATATAACGACAATTTTATCACAAGAGAGGTCATCGAGCATACAGACAATGTCCATGAGGAAAACGGTACGATCTCGTACGTAGCActgaatgaaaaaaatgaacCATCAGAAGTTGTGGTATGCTCTTCAATTGAAGAAGTAAACGACGATTGCACCGAAATCATAAGTGATGAAAATATCCACGAAGAAATTATTGTGGCACATGAAGAAGACATTAAGTACGACACTTCTGCATTGCAGCCAATACTGCAAGCGGCAATCAAAGCTCAACCAAAAGTCGAAGTTGAACGAATCAATGAGACTGTTATGAAAATCAACACCACAGAGAGAGATCTCCAGCCATCTCAGAAAAAAGGCAGTGGAAATTCTATTGGATTAACACGATCGCGGCAAAACCTTGAGACGATAGTTGAGGCCATTCGACATCTAGAAGGTGACCATCTGTTCGGTGAAAGCGCTGCACATcaaaaaaaagcacaaaaatCACAAGAATCTCCTTTGGCATTGACTACTAAACAATTAGTATCTACTGTATCTTCTGCTGTTCAGCcacaccaccaacaacaacagcagcgcAAAACAATTGCCGAATTAAGTCCGTTCCTACAGATAAAGAATCCAAAAATGGGGTCAACTAACATCGTAACTATCGTAAGAGGAGGACGATCAATTTCATTAACTCCAAGCTGTGGAGGAGATAACTCCTTGTCGATATCAAGCGTGACAAATCCATCCACCCAGAATATCAGTACAGCAAATAACATGCCTTCTAGTAATAACAGCAGCAATAGTAATGCTAATAGTACGAGCAACATTATCCCAGCGAATAGTGCTGTCATACCAACGGCAATAGTCAAAGTTCAACCAACTTTGCCGACAGCCACATCATCTCTACCCATTGCTACACCCCCATCACATATCACAATAACAACAGCATCACTTAAACAATGTCGACCGGGTGTCATAGTTGCAAAGCAAATATCTTGA
- the LOC129949589 gene encoding integrator complex subunit 14, with protein MPTIIALDVSLSMQRYIPGRADDNALSYYQLAVKGINQFLEHLGNNSKLEFVSYVTFSREFEVRVDFTRDYDQIRQAVKKQLLYDSSSLEILLKGVNDMLSSNWGAQNLCQVVVFTDCGIGFGSKSLPATIGALSANQSQNQTMFPWLNGLSSTKLNFICMGLTSDYYFSKAITIYQRFLDVSGLKGVLFQPKSNEQLVGDDTRNSTIRKSELGRTVMYEMVERLCESSYKPFETVLKCGGYFRMECPILIWPPPTLCNWNNNLSTAHSLILSNTIEICGYIGLSDIGSPASLSRHLIVPKMEREKHNKRSADKFTKSPKTESPSTSNELEKLEGEIRSFYLKADGSEEDCTRSSMQSETQRESICVLLHGALKIENMAALVLLSDNWFGFIYTFADSKKKSNLMLNILPQGNNAIPWLGDLRQFGMVDDLLMGESSCFPVKSEKRSYSQNFVIWIKHSSLQSDIQKVLRHAKKIPEKTQHFYKELNRIRRAALSIGFIELMEILASIFEKELIALPSTTNPECTLQLKHSAIELRKTASRDFKISINPSTSDSNS; from the coding sequence atgccaACTATTATAGCCCTCGATGTTTCTTTGTCAATGCAACGATACATTCCCGGCCGTGCCGACGATAATGCTCTATCTTACTACCAACTCGCCGTGAAGGGAATCAATCAGTTCTTGGAGCATTTAGGAAACAACTCTAAACTAGAATTTGTCTCGTATGTGACTTTTTCAAGAGAGTTTGAGGTGCGAGTTGATTTCACAAGGGATTATGACCAAATAAGGCAGGCAGTTAAGAAGCAACTGCTTTACGATAGTTCATCTTTAGAAATCCTGCTGAAGGGGGTCAATGATATGCTCTCTAGTAACTGGGGGGCTCAGAATCTTTGTCAAGTTGTGGTGTTTACAGATTGTGGAATAGGATTTGGCTCAAAGTCATTACCGGCGACAATAGGGGCATTATCTGCGAACCAAAGCCAAAATCAAACCATGTTCCCATGGCTGAACGGTTTATCTTCtacaaaactcaattttatttgcATGGGTCTGACTagtgattattatttttcaaaggctATAACCATATATCAAAGATTTCTCGATGTCAGTGGACTCAAGGGTGTTCTCTTTCAGCCAAAATCGAATGAGCAATTAGTCGGTGATGATACCAGAAATTCGACTATCCGTAAAAGTGAACTTGGTCGGACAGTTATGTATGAAATGGTGGAACGTTTATGCGAAAGCAGCTATAAACCTTTTGAAACTGTCTTAAAATGTGGTGGATACTTCCGAATGGAATGTCCCATACTGATATGGCCTCCACCAACGTTATGCAATTGGAACAATAATCTTTCTACTGCTCATTCATTGATCCTCTCTAATACTATTGAAATATGTGGCTATATTGGACTATCGGACATCGGATCACCAGCATCTCTGAGTCGGCACTTAATTGTCCCCAAAATGGAACGTGAAAAACACAACAAACGAAGTGctgacaaatttacaaaaagtcCAAAAACCGAGTCGCCCTCTACCTCAAATGAATTGGAAAAGCTTGAAGGTGAAATACGATCGTTTTACTTAAAAGCCGATGGTAGCGAAGAAGACTGCACCAGATCATCAATGCAATCAGAAACCCAAAGGGAGTCTATTTGCGTCCTCTTGCATGGAgcacttaaaattgaaaacatggcTGCACTTGTCCTCTTATCGGATAATTGGTTCGGCTTTATATATACATTTGCTGATAGTAAAAAGAAATCCAACTTAATGCTCAACATTCTACCTCAAGGAAATAATGCCATACCCTGGCTAGGTGATCTTAGACAATTCGGAATGGTTGATGACTTGCTAATGGGTGAGAGTTCGTGCTTCCCAGTAAAATCTGAGAAGCGTAGTTACTCACAAAACTTTGTAATTTGGATAAAACACTCGAGTCTTCAGTCCGACATACAAAAAGTTCTTAGGCATGCAAAGAAGATACCGGAAAAAACACAGCATTTTTATAAGGAACTCAATAGGATACGACGAGCAGCACTTTCAATTGGTTTTATTGAGCTCATGGAGATTTTAGCAAGTATATTTGAAAAGGAGCTAATTGCACTGCCAAGTACAACTAATCCAGAATGTACTCTGCAGTTAAAACATTCGGCAATAGAACTTAGGAAAACTGCAAGTAGagattttaagatttcaatAAATCCATCAACAAGCGATTCCAATtcctaa
- the LOC129949587 gene encoding uncharacterized protein LOC129949587 isoform X1: MSSVVIKSEEIIVDTNEYNSDDLDEDLNLTFEDTGGEIYQQRVTYTKSIQHNHESSHGLASSTTVVTSQHHRNDMNSSAGSTEQNNAGSKSSAPKNILESEKRIRREIANSNERRRMQSINAGFQNLRALLPRHEGEKLSKAAILQQTSQYICDLENQKTQLLAQNSQLKRTLGQHELSLSGYGSGNGPSNTEEGCSAIKKRKLTDNVISLQQISDSSDEGLGSVSPEPTTLLQTGTNPSSAVPLGLAKAAHGNAYITHSAKELLELKKQLEKERRFRAVIEEELRLIKRQLYNDNFITREVIEHTDNVHEENGTISYVALNEKNEPSEVVVCSSIEEVNDDCTEIISDENIHEEIIVAHEEDIKYDTSALQPILQAAIKAQPKVEVERINETVMKINTTERDLQPSQKKGSGNSIGLTRSRQNLETIVEAIRHLEGDHLFGESAAHQKKAQKSQESPLALTTKQLVSTVSSAVQPHHQQQQQRKTIAELSPFLQIKNPKMGSTNIVTIVRGGRSISLTPSCGGDNSLSISSVTNPSTQNISTANNMPSSNNSSNSNANSTSNIIPANSAVIPTAIVKVQPTLPTATSSLPIATPPSHITITTASLKQCRPGVIVAKQIS; this comes from the exons ATGTCCTCCGTGGTAATAAAGTCGGAAGAAATAATTGTGGATACCAACGAATATAATAGCGACGACCTGGATGAAGAtctaaa cTTAACGTTTGAAGACACTGGAGGCGAAATTTACCAACAACGAGTTACTTATacaaaatcaattcaacacAACCATGAATCTTCTCATGGACTGGCATCTTCAACAACTGTTGTAACCTCCCAACATCATCGTAACGATATGAACTCAAGTGCTGGCAGCACTGAGCAAAATAACGCAGGATCTAAAAGTTCTGCACCAAAAAATATCTTAGAAAGTGAAAAGCGCATACGAAGGGAAATTGCAAATAGCAATGAAAGAAGGCGCATGCAGAGCATAAACGCTGGATTTCAAAACTTGAGAGCATTGCTACCCAGACATGAAGGAGAAAAACTTAGTAAA gcTGCCATTCTCCAACAAACTTCCCAGTACATATGCGATCTGGAAAATCAGAAGACTCAACTCCTAGCCCAGAACAGTCAATTGAAACGTACGCTTGGCCAACATGAATTGTCTCTCAGTGGATATGGAAGTGGTAATGGTCCATCTAACACCGAAGAAGGTTGCAGTGCTATTAAAAAACGTAAGCTTACTGATAATGTAATATCGCTGCAACAGATTTCTGATTCCTCTGACGAAGGTCTTGGATCAGTCTCGCCGGAGCCAACTACACTTCTCCAGACTGGTACTAACCCATCAAGTGCAGTACCTTTAGGTTTGGCAAAGGCGGCACATGGAAACGCCTACATAACGCATAGTGCAAAAGAGTTGCTTGAATTGAAGAAACAATTAGAAAAGGAACGCCGATTTCGGGCAGTAATAGAAGAAGAACTTCGTTTGATTAAAAGACAATTATATAACGACAATTTTATCACAAGAGAGGTCATCGAGCATACAGACAATGTCCATGAGGAAAACGGTACGATCTCGTACGTAGCActgaatgaaaaaaatgaacCATCAGAAGTTGTGGTATGCTCTTCAATTGAAGAAGTAAACGACGATTGCACCGAAATCATAAGTGATGAAAATATCCACGAAGAAATTATTGTGGCACATGAAGAAGACATTAAGTACGACACTTCTGCATTGCAGCCAATACTGCAAGCGGCAATCAAAGCTCAACCAAAAGTCGAAGTTGAACGAATCAATGAGACTGTTATGAAAATCAACACCACAGAGAGAGATCTCCAGCCATCTCAGAAAAAAGGCAGTGGAAATTCTATTGGATTAACACGATCGCGGCAAAACCTTGAGACGATAGTTGAGGCCATTCGACATCTAGAAGGTGACCATCTGTTCGGTGAAAGCGCTGCACATcaaaaaaaagcacaaaaatCACAAGAATCTCCTTTGGCATTGACTACTAAACAATTAGTATCTACTGTATCTTCTGCTGTTCAGCcacaccaccaacaacaacagcagcgcAAAACAATTGCCGAATTAAGTCCGTTCCTACAGATAAAGAATCCAAAAATGGGGTCAACTAACATCGTAACTATCGTAAGAGGAGGACGATCAATTTCATTAACTCCAAGCTGTGGAGGAGATAACTCCTTGTCGATATCAAGCGTGACAAATCCATCCACCCAGAATATCAGTACAGCAAATAACATGCCTTCTAGTAATAACAGCAGCAATAGTAATGCTAATAGTACGAGCAACATTATCCCAGCGAATAGTGCTGTCATACCAACGGCAATAGTCAAAGTTCAACCAACTTTGCCGACAGCCACATCATCTCTACCCATTGCTACACCCCCATCACATATCACAATAACAACAGCATCACTTAAACAATGTCGACCGGGTGTCATAGTTGCAAAGCAAATATCTTGA